AAATCCTTTCCGGCCAGTACCGTGCAGGAGAAAAACTGCCCTCGCTGAGAAAACTGCACAATCGATTAGGCTTAAGCATCAGCACCATTCACCAGGCTTACATTGAACTTGAAAAACGTGGGCGTGTTGAGGCAAGACAAAAATCAGGTTTTTTTGTTAAAGCCATAGAAAAAAGCCCTTTGCCTTTGCCGGTGAAACCTGTGACATCGGAGCCGCCCAGCCCGGTAAGGATCAATGATCTGGCAGAAACCATTGTCTCGGATCTGCAGCGGCCGGATATGATACGTTTCGGGGCTGCGGTGGCGGATCAGGAACTAATGCCCTTAAAACAGCTTTCCAGAATCGTCAAATCCATGTCCGTGGGTGAGATCTGTGCGGGTATGGCGCTTTATGACGATTGCGCCGGCGCCATGGAACTGCGCTACGCATTAGCCAAAATGATGGTGGGGTATGCTGGTTCCGTGGCCGTGGATGAAATTATCACCACAAACGGTTGCCTGGAAGCGGTCAGTCTTTGTTTGAGGGCGGTGGCAGGGCCAGGCGATGTGATTCTTATGGAATCCCCGGTGTTTCATTGTTTTCTCCAGCTCATAGAAGATTTAGGCATGTATGTGATTGAGTTGCCCGGATGTCCTGAAAATGGCATGTCACCTGATGCGTTTGAATCCATGATTTTAAATAACCGAGTTAAGGCGTGCCTGCTCAACCCCAATTTCCATAACCCCCTGGGTTCGGTCATGTCCACCCCAATAAAAAAAGCCGTACTGAAAATCGCCCATCATCATAACATACCAATTATTGAAGATGATATTTACGGAGATATCTTTTTTGGGGCAAGACGTCCCAGCACGTTTAAGGGGCTGGATACAACCGGGAACGTGCTGTACTGTTCATCATTTTCCAAAACCATTGCCCCCGGGCTTCGGGCCGGATGGACCCTGCCGGGCAGATTCTTTCAACGCGTTATGCGGCTCAAACTCAATTCCCAGCTGGCAAGCCCAAATACAGGGCATGTTGTGGCTGCACGTTTCATAGAAAGCGGGGGCTATGAGCGCCATCTGCGGCGGCTTAGAAACCAGATTAAAAACCAGGTATCAGCCATGTCCATTGCTGTTGCCGCACACTTTCCCAAGGATACCAGAATCACCTTCCCCCAGGGGGGTATGTTTTTATGGATTGAGTTGAATAAATCAATTGATGCCATGGATGTTTTCCATAAAGCCCGGCAAAAGGGAATATCTTTCATGCCCGGGGTGATCTGCTCCACCACAGACAGGTACAGGCATTGTCTGCGTCTGAGCTGCGGCCTTTCCTGGTCGGACAAGCTTGAAAAAAGCATTGCGAAACTGGGACGTATTGTATGTGCGTTGAACAAAGAATAATGCAAACCTATTTAAAGAAAACTTGACAACCGTTCATAATAATAACATAGTTCGACTAGAGTTTAATGGTTAAACCATTAGTTAAATATACAGGAGAACAATATGTTACATAAAATAATCAGCCAGGCCCTACCCTATTTCCCTCCAAAATTAATCTGGCAGTTTTCAAAAAGCTATATTGCAGGCGAGACCACCCAGGATGCCATCAACGCGTCAAGGGCCCTGAACCAAGATAATATTATGGTGACGCTGGACATTCTTGGCGAATTTATCAAAACCATGGCCCAGGCAGAAAAAAACCGGGATGACTACCTTACCCTGATCCGCACCATCGAAGCGGCGGGTGTTAACGGCAACTATTCGCTGAAACCAACCATGTTCGGTCTTCTCATCGATAAAAAAGCCTGTTTTGAATACATACGCGAACTTACGGCCGAGGCGGCATCCCATGGCAATTTTATCCGCATTGACATGGAGGACTCTGCTTGTGTAGATGACTCCATTGATATGTTCCGAAAACTTAAACAGGAATTTCCCCAAAACATTGGCCTGGTGCTCCAGGCATATTTGAAACGCACCATGGGGGATCTTGAATCCATGCTGGATTTACGCCGTGATGATGCTGATTTGAATTTCAGATTGGTCAAAGGAATTTATGTAGAGCCGGCAACCATTGCATATAAAGGCTACCACGAGATAAACGCCCACTTTCTTGAAGATCTTGAATTCATGTTTAAAAATAGTGTATATGCAGCCATCGCCACCCATGACACCCCTCTCATCCAAGGAGCACTTGACCTGATTAAAAAATATCAGGTGTCAAAGGACAAGTATGAATTCCAAATGCTTTACGGCGTAACCCCCAAAAAACGTCAGGAACTTGTACAAAATGGTCACAGAATGCGGGTGTACGTACCCTTTGGAGAGCAGTGGTTCGGCTATTCAACCCGCCGCCTTAAAGAGAATCCGGCCATGATCAAGCATATCCTAAAAGCGTTGGTGTATAAGGGATAGTGACACATGAATTCCCCTCACCTCATCGCAATCAGATCAGCTCGTTGTTTCGTTCGACTAACTTTTTTTCCATTTTGATCTTGCCAAACAAAAGAGGCTGTTTATCTTTGTCCTTATGAACACCCCTTTTGCTGTACCGGAACACATGGCAAGTTGAGGTTAACACGTCATTACTATTATATGAGAGGAGCCTTAGATGAGAAACAGAGCGGTCAGACGGCACCAGGAAATAAAAGTTAAAAGAAAACTGCGTAAACAATATAATAGTTGCATCGAAAGACTTTCAGGAACAATGGGATCCAGATTTGAGGATAACGCTGAAAAGCTTAAAAAAGTGTGCACGTCACCCTATTCCGAGGATCGTGATAGAAGTTTGGGAAATAGAACGGTGCAGGAACGCCGCCACGATATTACCATGAAAGAACAACTCATATAAATACATAGCTTTACCCCATAACAAAATAAGATCGCCCGACCAGGTTTATCCTGGTCGGGCGTTTTTGTTTGGTTGCCTGGCCGATCATCAAATCCGGTTTTATTCTACTTTTTTGGCTGTTTTGCCGGCTTCACCCCTTTTTGGGGACAGTATTTTTCAAGCACACACCGGTAACAATGAGGACCAACCGGCCGGCAGGTGCCCTGGCCAAAGGTGACTAAAATACGATTCACCTCTTTCCAAAATTTTTTTGGCAGCTTTTTTCTTAATGCCTTTTCCGTATCAAGGGGGGTTTTTGTTTTCACATAGCCCCAGATATTCATGATCCGGTGAACATGGGTGTCTACACAGATAGCATCCTTGTCAAAGGCCACTGCCCTGACCAGATTAGCAGTTTTTCGCCCCACTCCCGGCAGTGTCACCAGATCTTCAATCTCATCGGGTACTTGTCCTTGAAAGGTGTCCAGTGCCTGGGGCAGTTTTGATAGATATTGCGCTTTGGATTTGTAGAACCCCACAGGAAAAATCAACTCCTGAATCTTAGAAATAGAAAGCGCCCTAAGGGCGTCAGGGTCCGGAGCCTGTTCCAGCAGACGCTGAGCAGCTACCGCAGTCACCTCATCTTTGGTTCTTGCAGACAGGATAGTGGCCACAAGTACTTTAAAGGCAGACCGGCTCTGAACGGCAATCAGATCCACCACCGGAACCTGATATCTCTCCACCTCCGGCTTTAATGTCCCAAGAAAAAATGCAATATCAATGGCCATGTCGTTACTAGAATAGGGTAGTGGCAAAATAATAGATCAACGGCAGAAAGATGGCTGGCAGCATATTGCCCACAGCAATCTTTTTTTCCCGGAGCATATTCAAGCCAATAGCAGCAATGAGCAGTCCCCCTGCCCCGGACATCTGACTGACCACAGCAGGAATCAGATAGGGTTTTATGAACCCCGCAGCAAGGGTTATGGCACCCTGGTAAACCAGCACAGCCCCGGCGGAAAGTCCCACCCCGATGCCCAAAGATGCGGTCAGGATAATTGACGTGACACCGTCTAAAAAAGATTTGGCAAATAAGGTATCATGGTTGCCGGTGAGTCCGCTTTCAAGAGACCCCACAATGGCCATGGAACCCACGCAAAACAAGAGGGACGCCGTAACAAAAGCCGTTGACATGGAAGGGGTTGAGGCATTTGGATCGGAAAATTTTTTTTCCAGAAAATCCCCAAGTTTTTTCAGATGCGCTTCTATGGCTAAAAACTCACCGATAATGGCACCAACGGCAAGACTGATGATGATCACCAGAACGTCCGGACACCCCAAAGCACTTTTCAGCCCAATGAGAATGACGGACAGTCCAATGGCCTGGAGAACGGTGATGTTGTATTTTTCCGGAATGCCGTTTCGAAACAGCATGCCGATAGTTGTCCCCGCCAGAATCGCAAGGATATTTACAATGGTTCCCAGCATGATTAAGATGCTTCCAATTAAAAACCATGAAGTAAATGAAGGACATGCAGATTAATTTTCCAGTATAGTCTTCATGCAGTTCATGGTAAAAAAATACGCAGGGCTTGAGATTATGACACAGCGCTTTGAATATATTTTACACCGTTTTCAAACAGCTTAATCCCTGTGGTAATGGTATCTTCTAAGGTTTTTCCCTGGCGTGCCGCCGCAGCTTTCTGCCTGGGCCAGTCCGGATGATTCCCAAAATGGTTGTATCCTTCGGGATGGGGCATCAAACCGAATATTCGGCCTGTGGGATCACAGATTCCGGCAATATCATCCACGGCCCCATTTGGATTGGCCGGGAAAACACCCTTTGCAGGCACGCCATTCTCATCGGCATACCGGAATACCACCTGGCGGTTGGCAACAAGGCGTTCAATCACGTCAGGATCGGCGACCACTTTTCCTTCACCATGGCGTACCGGATAGTCGGATACACCCAACCCCTTTGTAAACACACAGGGACTGTCGGTATCGGGCACAAGCCGAACCCACTGGTCCCTGAAATTACCACAGTCATTATAGGTAATGGCAACGGATCTGCGGGTATAATCCTGGTCCAGGCCTGGCAAAAGACCTAGGTTCACAAGGGCTTGAAAGCCGTTGCATATACCGATAACCAGTTTGCCGGCAGCCACAAAATCCAGTAAATCTTTGCCGATATTGTTTTTCAACTTCAGAGCCTGGATCACCCCGGCCCCATGGTCGTCGCCCCAGGAAAACCCACCACCGAATGCAAGGATCTGAAAATCCGCCAACCGCACATCGCCGCGAATCAGGGCGTTGATATGCACCCTGTGGGCATCTGCACCGGCCTTTTCAAAGGCAAAGGCTGTTTCATTATCACAGTTCAGGCCAAATCCCGTCAGTATCAGCGCGTTTACAGCGCTTGCGCCGCTCATATCTTATCTCCAAAGGTCTTATTAAATGCCGAATCAAGGGTTGCGATACTCATATCTGCCAATAGGTTACCGTCCGATGCTATTTTAAGATGATCATGGCTGTCGGTTACCGTCCCCAGACATGCACAGGGCAGTCCCTTGCATAGCTTTTCAAAGGTTTGTTTTTTATCCTGACTTACGGTAACAATAAACCGTCCTGCAGATTCTGAAAACAGCGCCTTGTCATTGGAAAGCGGCAGATCGTTTGTCATGGACAATCCGGCCAGATCAATGTCAAGGCCAAGGCCGCCGCCCATTGCCACAAGGCTGAAATGAACACCTAAACCGCCGCGTCCCACGGCGTGGCAGGAAGCTATCAGCTCAGTATCAATAGCTTTTTCCAGTGCCTTATACAAGGTTTTAAGCTTTGAAAAATCCACACAAGGCACATTGAGACCGGTTTTATCATACATTTCATAGTATTCCGAAGCACCCAGTTCATCTCCGGTGCTGCCCAGCACATACACAGCGTCCCCCGCTGTTTTAGGTTCCAGGGTCACACAACGGCTGACATCGGAAACCAGCGAAACGGCTGAAAATTGAACCGTCTCAAGGGCTGACACTTTAATTCGCTCGCCAAACGCGCCTTCCAGGTGACCGTCCACATACATGGAGTCCTTACCCGAAAGCAATGGAATCCCATAGGCCATGCAGGCATCTTTTAAGGCCCGGCAGGCCCGGACAAGCTGGGCGGCTTTAAATTTTCCATCTGGATTGGATGTGGCATCATATCCAATATCCGGCCAGCAAAAATTATCCACGCCGCCGATGTGGTCCAAAGAGCCCCCCACAGCAATAAGCCGCCGTACGGCCTCATCAATGGTACAGGCCATCATATGATACGCGTCAATTTTTGAGTACCAGGGCAGGATGCTCTGGGAGAAGGCAAGCCCGCGTTCGCTGGTAATCACAGGCCGGGTCACCGACGCATCAGTAGGAATGTTCCGGTTGATGCCCACCAGGGGTTTAATCACAGATCCGCCCTGGACCTCATGGTCGTACTGACGGATGATCCACTCCTTACTGCAGATATTGGGCCTGGCCAGCATCTGCTCAATCAGACCGTTATAATCTGCCGGCGTGGAAATCACAGGTTCTGTCAATCCCCGGTCCACAGGCGGTATCCAGACCGCTTCAAATTCCCAGGCCGGAAATCCTTTATCAAGAAGATCCATATCCACATACGCACAGGTCTGATCTTGGTACTTGATGTGCAGTTTGCCCGAATCCGTATATTTGCCGATAACCGTGGATTCCACCTCATGAAGATCAGACAATGCCATAAACCGGTCAAGATTTTCAGGCTTAATGGCAATGGTCATGCGCTCCTGGGATTCGGAAATCCAGATTTCCCACATATCAAGCCCCTCGTATTTCAAGGGAACCTTGT
This window of the uncultured Desulfobacter sp. genome carries:
- the nth gene encoding endonuclease III; the protein is MAIDIAFFLGTLKPEVERYQVPVVDLIAVQSRSAFKVLVATILSARTKDEVTAVAAQRLLEQAPDPDALRALSISKIQELIFPVGFYKSKAQYLSKLPQALDTFQGQVPDEIEDLVTLPGVGRKTANLVRAVAFDKDAICVDTHVHRIMNIWGYVKTKTPLDTEKALRKKLPKKFWKEVNRILVTFGQGTCRPVGPHCYRCVLEKYCPQKGVKPAKQPKK
- a CDS encoding phosphoribosylformylglycinamidine synthase subunit PurQ, whose translation is MSGASAVNALILTGFGLNCDNETAFAFEKAGADAHRVHINALIRGDVRLADFQILAFGGGFSWGDDHGAGVIQALKLKNNIGKDLLDFVAAGKLVIGICNGFQALVNLGLLPGLDQDYTRRSVAITYNDCGNFRDQWVRLVPDTDSPCVFTKGLGVSDYPVRHGEGKVVADPDVIERLVANRQVVFRYADENGVPAKGVFPANPNGAVDDIAGICDPTGRIFGLMPHPEGYNHFGNHPDWPRQKAAAARQGKTLEDTITTGIKLFENGVKYIQSAVS
- a CDS encoding PLP-dependent aminotransferase family protein produces the protein MEQLTMQTNPVSQGNFRYAALADEIQDKILSGQYRAGEKLPSLRKLHNRLGLSISTIHQAYIELEKRGRVEARQKSGFFVKAIEKSPLPLPVKPVTSEPPSPVRINDLAETIVSDLQRPDMIRFGAAVADQELMPLKQLSRIVKSMSVGEICAGMALYDDCAGAMELRYALAKMMVGYAGSVAVDEIITTNGCLEAVSLCLRAVAGPGDVILMESPVFHCFLQLIEDLGMYVIELPGCPENGMSPDAFESMILNNRVKACLLNPNFHNPLGSVMSTPIKKAVLKIAHHHNIPIIEDDIYGDIFFGARRPSTFKGLDTTGNVLYCSSFSKTIAPGLRAGWTLPGRFFQRVMRLKLNSQLASPNTGHVVAARFIESGGYERHLRRLRNQIKNQVSAMSIAVAAHFPKDTRITFPQGGMFLWIELNKSIDAMDVFHKARQKGISFMPGVICSTTDRYRHCLRLSCGLSWSDKLEKSIAKLGRIVCALNKE
- a CDS encoding DUF554 domain-containing protein, with translation MLGTIVNILAILAGTTIGMLFRNGIPEKYNITVLQAIGLSVILIGLKSALGCPDVLVIIISLAVGAIIGEFLAIEAHLKKLGDFLEKKFSDPNASTPSMSTAFVTASLLFCVGSMAIVGSLESGLTGNHDTLFAKSFLDGVTSIILTASLGIGVGLSAGAVLVYQGAITLAAGFIKPYLIPAVVSQMSGAGGLLIAAIGLNMLREKKIAVGNMLPAIFLPLIYYFATTLF
- a CDS encoding proline dehydrogenase family protein; the protein is MLHKIISQALPYFPPKLIWQFSKSYIAGETTQDAINASRALNQDNIMVTLDILGEFIKTMAQAEKNRDDYLTLIRTIEAAGVNGNYSLKPTMFGLLIDKKACFEYIRELTAEAASHGNFIRIDMEDSACVDDSIDMFRKLKQEFPQNIGLVLQAYLKRTMGDLESMLDLRRDDADLNFRLVKGIYVEPATIAYKGYHEINAHFLEDLEFMFKNSVYAAIATHDTPLIQGALDLIKKYQVSKDKYEFQMLYGVTPKKRQELVQNGHRMRVYVPFGEQWFGYSTRRLKENPAMIKHILKALVYKG